One genomic segment of Peribacillus sp. FSL H8-0477 includes these proteins:
- a CDS encoding branched-chain amino acid ABC transporter permease — protein sequence MEILLQQLFNSLTIGSVYSLVALGLTLVYGILHIPNFAHGALYMMGGYITLTMMTAYGFNYWIAMFVSVLVVGIIGVLLERFVFRLLREAPPLHDKIAAIGILLFLEAFAQFVWGADFQTMTSPYGQVVTIMGLTFTMQRLLIIVSAIVVMILLYVFLKKTFTGASIIAMSQSREGASLVGININKVAMLTFMISGGLAAIAASLASPINLVFPGMGHLVILKAFVIIILGGMGSIPGAIVGGYILGFSESLGATYISNDYKDIIAFLLLVIILTVKPTGLFAKGER from the coding sequence ATGGAGATTTTACTTCAACAGCTGTTTAACAGTTTAACAATTGGAAGCGTTTACAGTTTAGTTGCTCTTGGGTTGACGCTCGTTTACGGCATCCTGCATATTCCGAACTTTGCTCATGGAGCCCTTTATATGATGGGCGGCTATATTACGTTAACGATGATGACAGCCTACGGATTTAATTATTGGATTGCGATGTTCGTTTCGGTACTTGTTGTAGGCATAATTGGTGTGTTATTAGAACGGTTCGTGTTCCGTTTATTAAGAGAAGCACCGCCTTTGCACGATAAAATTGCTGCCATCGGAATTCTGCTTTTTCTTGAAGCATTTGCACAATTCGTTTGGGGTGCTGATTTTCAAACAATGACTTCTCCCTACGGCCAAGTTGTAACGATTATGGGTCTGACATTTACTATGCAGCGTTTATTAATTATTGTTTCTGCCATCGTTGTCATGATTCTTCTGTATGTATTTCTTAAAAAAACATTTACTGGAGCTTCTATTATTGCCATGTCCCAAAGTCGTGAGGGTGCTTCACTTGTAGGGATTAATATCAATAAGGTGGCAATGCTGACGTTTATGATTTCAGGAGGATTAGCTGCGATTGCTGCTTCTCTTGCTTCCCCAATTAATCTCGTCTTTCCTGGTATGGGGCACCTGGTCATATTAAAAGCATTTGTCATAATCATTCTGGGTGGGATGGGGAGTATACCAGGTGCGATTGTAGGAGGATACATCCTTGGATTCAGTGAAAGTCTTGGCGCAACTTATATTTCTAACGATTATAAAGACATCATTGCCTTCCTTTTGTTAGTGATTATTTTAACGGTGAAACCAACAGGTCTTTTTGCAAAGGGGGAGAGGTAG
- a CDS encoding branched-chain amino acid ABC transporter permease, whose product MKIMNNRTFMVALIVIAILFPLIFQNDYYTHMLTLSFIWAIAVYGINLLAGYTGYLSLAHAGFFAIGAYSLGLLTVKAEMNFWLALVLACLITSGVGLLIGIIALRTKEHFFAIYTLCVGYIIYLVIDKWDGLTGGVRGLIGINAPGNIGPITFETAESQYYLVLTFLVVVIFVIYRIVHSLTGRTFLAIRNSEELAQTIGISTMKNKLTAFVLSTFFAGLAGALYASFVRFIGPDIGSTAIMFDLLMYLLVGGIGTLSGPLVGTLMLVILSQNLQFLQEYRMLIFGPILTLIIIFYPRGISGSFFDWKRKRRNQTGNVLKPIKVKEG is encoded by the coding sequence ATGAAGATCATGAATAATCGTACGTTCATGGTTGCTCTCATCGTAATCGCTATCTTATTTCCATTGATTTTCCAAAATGACTATTATACGCATATGTTAACACTCTCGTTTATTTGGGCAATTGCTGTTTACGGGATAAATTTACTGGCAGGGTATACCGGATATCTCTCTCTTGCTCATGCTGGTTTTTTCGCGATTGGTGCTTATTCACTTGGGCTTTTGACGGTCAAAGCAGAAATGAACTTTTGGCTGGCACTCGTTTTGGCTTGTCTAATCACCTCGGGGGTTGGACTATTGATTGGGATTATTGCATTACGGACAAAGGAACATTTTTTTGCCATATACACCTTATGTGTCGGCTATATCATCTATCTAGTGATAGATAAATGGGATGGGTTAACGGGTGGTGTTAGAGGATTGATCGGTATTAATGCTCCGGGCAATATTGGACCGATAACCTTTGAAACAGCTGAAAGCCAATATTACCTTGTCCTTACCTTTTTGGTGGTAGTTATATTCGTCATTTACCGAATCGTTCACTCACTTACAGGAAGAACCTTCTTAGCTATTCGCAATAGTGAGGAACTAGCTCAAACCATTGGTATTTCAACCATGAAAAATAAACTAACCGCATTTGTCCTTTCTACTTTTTTCGCCGGGTTAGCCGGAGCATTATATGCTTCATTCGTTCGCTTTATAGGGCCGGATATTGGATCTACAGCGATTATGTTTGATCTGTTAATGTATCTTCTCGTTGGTGGAATTGGAACCTTATCAGGTCCTTTAGTGGGAACACTCATGCTCGTCATCCTTTCACAAAACCTACAATTTCTTCAAGAATACCGCATGTTAATTTTTGGGCCGATTCTAACGTTAATTATTATTTTTTACCCGCGAGGAATATCCGGTTCATTCTTTGATTGGAAAAGGAAACGACGAAATCAAACAGGGAATGTGTTAAAGCCAATAAAGGTAAAGGAGGGCTGA
- a CDS encoding ABC transporter ATP-binding protein, whose protein sequence is MFIETKNLTKKFGGLAAVNNVDFHIEKGKINAIIGPNGAGKSTFFNLISGFHRPSSGTVLFKGTDITKLPANKIAGLGISRTFQTTSLFEQSTVLDNVIVGHRLRTKSNLFDAIFRTKRLKREEKACRDKAVEVLEIVGLTHAADKIVASISQEEKKRTAIALALATDPEIIFLDEPAAGINSDETQGLINLIKQLNQRGLTICLIEHKMSMIMNLADHIMVLNYGEKIAEGTPKEISSNDEVIKAYLGGSASA, encoded by the coding sequence TTGTTTATTGAAACAAAGAACTTGACCAAAAAATTCGGCGGGTTAGCCGCGGTTAATAATGTTGATTTTCATATTGAAAAAGGAAAGATTAATGCCATCATCGGACCAAATGGAGCGGGAAAATCAACTTTTTTCAATTTAATCAGCGGTTTTCATCGCCCTAGTTCTGGAACCGTGCTTTTTAAAGGAACGGATATTACCAAACTTCCTGCAAATAAAATTGCTGGTTTAGGAATTTCTAGAACCTTTCAAACGACGAGTCTCTTTGAACAATCCACCGTTTTGGACAATGTAATTGTCGGTCATCGATTGCGAACTAAATCGAATTTATTTGATGCTATTTTTCGTACCAAACGATTAAAGCGCGAAGAAAAGGCTTGCCGGGATAAGGCAGTGGAGGTCCTTGAAATCGTGGGATTGACCCATGCTGCGGACAAAATAGTTGCAAGTATTTCACAGGAGGAAAAGAAGCGAACAGCAATTGCCCTTGCCCTCGCTACCGATCCAGAGATTATCTTCCTGGATGAACCGGCTGCGGGAATTAACTCTGATGAAACACAAGGGTTAATTAACTTGATTAAACAGCTCAATCAAAGGGGGCTTACCATCTGTTTAATTGAACACAAAATGAGTATGATCATGAATTTGGCCGATCATATCATGGTCCTCAATTATGGGGAAAAAATTGCTGAGGGTACCCCCAAGGAAATCAGCAGCAATGATGAAGTCATTAAAGCTTATTTAGGAGGGAGTGCCAGTGCTTAA
- a CDS encoding ABC transporter ATP-binding protein yields the protein MLKLIDVSVNYGSFTAIKHVNIEVSEGEIVVLLGANGAGKSTTFRAISGINKLDNGEIYFRNNAINGRAPDKNVQAGIVQCAEGRKLFPQMTVQENLRMGAYIHRKKKAEIKHSLENVYELFPILKEKLHHDAGSLSGGQQQMLAIGRALMSKPKLLLLDEPSVGLAPLIVEQMFQVIEEINREGITVLLAEQNANAALSIADKGYVFENGEIVVQGTANELLANDEVRKAYIGA from the coding sequence GTGCTTAAGTTGATTGATGTGTCGGTCAATTATGGAAGCTTTACGGCAATTAAACATGTAAACATCGAAGTGTCTGAAGGCGAAATTGTTGTTTTATTAGGGGCAAATGGAGCAGGTAAAAGCACAACTTTCCGCGCTATCAGCGGGATCAATAAGCTTGATAATGGCGAGATTTATTTTCGAAACAATGCAATAAACGGCAGAGCTCCAGATAAAAATGTTCAAGCAGGAATTGTACAATGTGCCGAGGGACGAAAACTATTTCCGCAGATGACTGTTCAAGAAAACTTACGGATGGGAGCATACATCCATAGAAAGAAAAAGGCGGAAATCAAACATTCATTAGAAAACGTATATGAATTATTCCCTATTTTAAAAGAAAAACTTCACCATGATGCAGGGAGTTTAAGCGGAGGACAACAGCAGATGCTGGCCATTGGAAGAGCACTTATGTCAAAACCTAAGTTATTGTTGCTCGATGAGCCTTCAGTGGGATTGGCGCCTTTAATTGTAGAACAAATGTTTCAGGTCATCGAAGAGATTAATCGTGAGGGAATTACCGTCTTACTTGCTGAACAGAATGCTAATGCTGCACTTAGCATTGCAGATAAAGGATATGTCTTTGAAAATGGGGAAATCGTCGTCCAAGGAACCGCAAATGAATTATTGGCCAATGATGAAGTACGGAAAGCCTATATTGGTGCATAA
- a CDS encoding ABC transporter substrate-binding protein, with product MKKLFLVCMLLVVTALVGCNKSENTSSGGGEKDKEANVVNIGYSGPLSGAAALYGKRTLNGVEMAINEINDGGGFEVDGKKYTLNLVALDDKYLPNETGANAKRLIQEHKTPIIFSPHSGGIMALQVFNEQDNFIIGAYTSEPAVTASGNALTVRFPPNYEGYIEPFITYEMERFGKKIAALPTASQYGKDWTEALLPEWEKKGGEVVYNSSIDFAKETDFFTIVTNALKEKPDVLFIGGASEPTAKVAKQARELGFKGGFIIMDQAKLDQMMPITGSYEALEGSIGVLPLIDSDQEAIPAFAEKYKKLYKEDASSEVGLNYLGMYAFVESMKAAKSVDDVKAIREHMEDGVKNLGNDQKIYDINSIDEDGGFDITIVTGAVEDGKIVPIR from the coding sequence ATGAAAAAACTATTCCTTGTATGTATGCTGCTTGTCGTAACAGCCTTGGTCGGATGTAACAAGAGCGAGAACACATCATCCGGTGGAGGAGAAAAAGACAAAGAGGCTAATGTGGTAAACATTGGCTATAGTGGACCCTTAAGCGGGGCAGCCGCACTTTATGGAAAAAGAACATTGAACGGTGTCGAAATGGCGATAAACGAAATCAATGATGGCGGGGGTTTTGAGGTCGATGGGAAAAAGTATACCCTTAACCTCGTTGCTTTAGATGATAAATATCTGCCTAATGAAACGGGAGCGAATGCGAAACGGTTAATTCAAGAACATAAAACTCCAATCATTTTTTCACCTCATAGCGGCGGCATTATGGCGTTGCAGGTTTTTAATGAACAAGATAATTTTATCATTGGTGCGTATACGAGTGAACCGGCGGTTACTGCCAGTGGGAATGCCTTGACGGTTCGTTTTCCGCCTAATTACGAAGGATATATTGAACCATTTATTACGTATGAAATGGAGCGCTTCGGAAAGAAAATTGCCGCGCTTCCGACAGCTTCTCAATACGGAAAGGATTGGACGGAGGCTTTACTTCCGGAATGGGAAAAAAAGGGAGGAGAAGTTGTTTATAATTCTTCCATCGATTTCGCTAAAGAAACAGACTTCTTTACTATTGTCACGAATGCTTTAAAAGAGAAACCGGATGTATTATTCATTGGCGGTGCCTCAGAACCAACAGCCAAAGTTGCGAAGCAAGCACGCGAATTAGGATTTAAAGGCGGTTTCATTATCATGGATCAAGCGAAATTGGATCAGATGATGCCGATTACGGGTTCCTATGAAGCGTTGGAAGGTTCCATAGGTGTTTTACCGCTCATAGATTCAGACCAAGAAGCGATACCTGCTTTTGCTGAAAAATATAAAAAACTGTATAAGGAAGATGCAAGTTCTGAAGTGGGATTAAATTATCTAGGCATGTATGCTTTCGTTGAATCAATGAAAGCAGCTAAAAGCGTGGACGACGTCAAGGCAATCCGTGAACATATGGAAGATGGCGTGAAAAATTTAGGGAATGACCAAAAAATCTATGATATTAATTCAATCGATGAAGATGGAGGATTCGATATTACCATTGTCACAGGTGCAGTTGAAGATGGGAAAATTGTACCTATTCGTTAA
- a CDS encoding long-chain-fatty-acid--CoA ligase — protein sequence MQNTDKRPWQQWYKGLEPIEFPEQSVYSLLQTSAERYPARPAIIYEKEVITYHELKSQVDCLAGNWRKMKVKQGDRIGLMLANHPAYIICYYAAQALGMIVVQINPMYTLREFLQISNDSKIDYIVFDDIAEKVVSEAKHIYTFKECMPISPQDVNSIPSLIKSGIPLESCEVVDPHDDVAVIQYTGGTTGKMKGAMLTHFNLLSNVVQSFHMYGGSMIPGKETVLAATPLYHVYAMTSAMNLGIYMGATILLFRKFDLPVILDSIQLYRPTFFPGVPKMYAAFSTYPGIETYDLSCLKMCSSGSAPLPLEIMKKFEALTNTRIGEGYGLSEASPSTHRNPPIGKRKVGSIGIPMPGTDCLIIDENHQPLGVQCVGELLISGPQIMKGYWNNQDETDLALRNGWLYTGDLALMDQEGYFYIVGRKKEMIIISGFNIYPQEIESVLYEHPDIQEAAVVGIPSLEAGEAAKAFIVPNENVEIDLDEIKGYCYSKLTPYKVPKEFEIRSELPRNTVGKLLKRLLVKQEMEKEK from the coding sequence TTGCAAAACACAGACAAACGGCCTTGGCAACAGTGGTACAAAGGGCTAGAACCTATTGAATTTCCAGAGCAATCCGTATACAGCCTTCTACAAACTTCAGCAGAACGTTATCCTGCACGACCGGCAATTATTTATGAAAAAGAAGTAATAACGTATCACGAACTAAAAAGTCAGGTTGATTGCCTAGCCGGAAACTGGAGAAAGATGAAGGTTAAACAGGGGGATCGGATAGGGTTAATGCTGGCAAACCATCCGGCTTATATTATTTGTTATTATGCAGCTCAAGCACTGGGAATGATTGTCGTCCAAATAAACCCTATGTATACCCTTAGGGAGTTCTTGCAAATTAGCAACGATTCGAAAATAGATTATATAGTTTTTGATGACATAGCCGAAAAGGTAGTAAGCGAGGCCAAACATATTTACACCTTTAAGGAATGCATGCCTATCTCTCCTCAGGATGTTAATTCCATCCCATCTCTAATTAAATCAGGGATTCCTCTTGAAAGCTGTGAGGTTGTCGATCCGCATGATGATGTCGCTGTTATTCAATATACAGGAGGAACGACTGGAAAAATGAAAGGTGCTATGCTCACTCATTTTAATCTACTATCCAATGTGGTGCAGAGTTTTCACATGTATGGCGGATCCATGATACCTGGTAAGGAGACAGTTTTAGCTGCTACTCCGTTGTACCATGTCTATGCTATGACAAGTGCAATGAATTTGGGGATTTATATGGGAGCTACGATATTACTATTTAGAAAATTCGATCTCCCGGTAATTCTTGATTCCATACAGCTGTATCGTCCGACATTTTTTCCAGGTGTGCCTAAAATGTATGCCGCGTTCAGTACGTATCCAGGAATTGAAACATATGACTTAAGTTGTTTGAAGATGTGTTCTTCAGGTTCTGCCCCGCTTCCTCTTGAAATCATGAAGAAATTCGAGGCACTAACGAATACACGAATTGGTGAAGGCTATGGACTTTCGGAAGCCTCTCCAAGCACCCATCGTAATCCGCCTATAGGAAAACGAAAAGTTGGAAGTATTGGGATTCCCATGCCGGGCACTGACTGTTTAATCATAGATGAAAACCATCAGCCCTTAGGCGTGCAATGTGTGGGAGAACTGCTGATTTCAGGTCCCCAAATTATGAAAGGGTACTGGAATAACCAAGACGAAACAGACCTAGCGCTACGGAATGGATGGTTATATACCGGTGACTTGGCCTTGATGGATCAGGAGGGATATTTTTATATTGTCGGCCGTAAAAAAGAAATGATTATTATTAGCGGATTTAATATTTATCCACAGGAAATAGAAAGTGTTCTTTATGAACACCCGGATATACAAGAAGCCGCTGTCGTTGGTATTCCAAGTCTAGAAGCTGGGGAAGCAGCTAAAGCGTTTATTGTCCCTAATGAGAATGTAGAGATAGATCTGGATGAAATTAAAGGGTATTGCTATTCCAAACTAACACCTTATAAAGTGCCTAAGGAATTCGAAATAAGAAGTGAATTGCCCAGAAATACGGTGGGGAAATTATTAAAAAGATTACTAGTGAAACAGGAAATGGAGAAGGAAAAATAA
- a CDS encoding SDR family oxidoreductase, with protein sequence MMTQSIFNLSGQTALITGGGSGIGKIIAEALAEYGANIAVCSRKVENCVETAEYLKVKYGIQAKAYLCNVTSEEDISETVKRVIQDFGQIDILVNNSGATWGETVERMPIEAWNKVMNVNVTGTFMMSRAVGIHMLERGYGKIINIGSVAGIKAEPGDVLNAIGYSTSKAAVHHFTRDLAKKWAEHGIYVNAIAPGFFETKMTKHVLDRHQREIINRNPLKKLGDPNSLKGTALLLASHASDYITGQIIVVDGGSTL encoded by the coding sequence ATAATGACTCAATCTATTTTTAACTTAAGCGGGCAAACCGCGTTGATTACAGGTGGAGGAAGCGGGATTGGTAAGATTATCGCCGAAGCACTTGCAGAATATGGAGCGAATATAGCTGTTTGTTCACGGAAAGTGGAGAATTGTGTTGAAACGGCAGAATACCTAAAAGTCAAATATGGAATCCAGGCCAAAGCTTACCTCTGTAATGTTACAAGTGAGGAGGACATAAGTGAAACGGTAAAACGAGTGATCCAAGATTTTGGTCAGATTGATATTCTTGTCAATAATAGCGGAGCAACTTGGGGAGAAACGGTAGAAAGGATGCCAATTGAAGCTTGGAACAAAGTAATGAATGTAAACGTCACAGGTACATTTATGATGTCTAGAGCCGTGGGGATACATATGCTTGAACGCGGTTATGGGAAAATCATTAATATTGGTTCAGTAGCTGGTATTAAGGCAGAGCCAGGAGATGTGCTAAACGCAATAGGGTACAGCACAAGTAAAGCAGCTGTTCATCATTTTACGAGAGATTTAGCTAAGAAATGGGCCGAACATGGAATCTATGTGAATGCGATAGCCCCAGGTTTTTTTGAAACCAAGATGACGAAGCATGTGCTGGATAGGCATCAACGGGAAATCATTAATCGTAACCCGCTGAAAAAACTGGGAGATCCTAATTCATTAAAAGGAACAGCTCTTCTTCTCGCTAGTCATGCTAGTGATTATATAACAGGTCAAATTATTGTGGTTGATGGAGGAAGCACATTGTAA
- a CDS encoding acyl-CoA dehydrogenase family protein: MHLRLTEEQTMVRKTIRKFVENELIPLENEVLKNEREGRPSISAGKLKELQLKAKLFGFWGINTAEEYGGANLGQMMLAIVLMEVSKTFVPFTFGGSADNILYYGNEEQKKKYLIPTINGEKKSCFAMTEPAAGSDTQNIKMTAVKDGEEWVLNGEKTFITGGNEADFVMVIAITDKEAHEATGREGVTCFIVDREMGWKSEYIHTMGEWGPAGLVFDNVRVPEENILGEINGGYKLGLEWIGFARWVVGARAVGTAERLLQMAIDYSKERVTFGRPIADRQAIQWQIADSAVEIEAAKWLVLNAAFTLDQGEDNRHLAAMAKLYGANMGNRVVDRVLQIHGGMGYTKELPIERWYREARLWRIYDGTDEIQRMIISRNLLKGHVKIGQYM; encoded by the coding sequence ATGCATTTACGTTTAACAGAAGAACAAACGATGGTGCGTAAAACGATCCGGAAATTTGTTGAGAACGAATTGATTCCGCTTGAAAATGAAGTGTTAAAGAATGAGAGAGAAGGCCGCCCAAGTATTTCAGCGGGTAAATTAAAAGAGCTGCAGCTGAAAGCAAAGCTATTTGGTTTTTGGGGAATTAATACGGCGGAAGAATATGGCGGTGCAAACCTTGGTCAAATGATGTTAGCCATCGTCTTAATGGAAGTATCAAAGACCTTTGTTCCATTCACGTTTGGAGGTTCAGCTGACAATATTCTCTATTATGGTAATGAAGAACAAAAGAAAAAGTATTTGATTCCAACTATTAATGGAGAAAAGAAGTCATGCTTTGCGATGACAGAGCCTGCTGCTGGTTCAGATACACAAAATATTAAAATGACAGCAGTTAAAGATGGTGAGGAATGGGTGCTGAATGGGGAAAAAACATTTATAACGGGAGGAAATGAAGCGGATTTTGTCATGGTTATCGCGATTACCGATAAAGAAGCGCATGAAGCGACAGGCAGAGAAGGTGTGACCTGCTTTATTGTGGATAGAGAAATGGGATGGAAGTCTGAATATATCCATACAATGGGTGAATGGGGACCTGCGGGCTTAGTATTTGATAACGTTCGTGTGCCTGAAGAAAACATTTTAGGAGAAATTAATGGCGGCTATAAACTTGGTTTAGAGTGGATTGGTTTTGCTAGGTGGGTTGTTGGGGCACGCGCAGTCGGAACAGCTGAGCGTTTACTGCAAATGGCCATTGATTATTCAAAGGAACGGGTTACCTTTGGCCGTCCGATTGCAGACAGGCAGGCAATTCAATGGCAGATTGCTGATTCGGCTGTTGAAATTGAAGCGGCTAAATGGCTCGTACTTAATGCTGCATTTACACTTGATCAAGGTGAGGATAACCGTCATCTGGCAGCGATGGCGAAATTATATGGCGCAAATATGGGGAATCGGGTTGTTGATCGTGTGCTCCAAATACATGGAGGTATGGGGTATACAAAGGAATTGCCGATTGAAAGATGGTACCGTGAAGCGAGATTGTGGAGAATTTATGATGGAACGGATGAAATTCAGCGGATGATTATTTCTAGAAACCTATTAAAAGGGCATGTGAAAATCGGTCAGTATATGTAA
- the fabG gene encoding 3-oxoacyl-ACP reductase FabG, translating into MAGRFGGRTAFVTGGSRGIGKQIVEEFAKEGANVAIIDINEEALNQTEEELSEKGYPVFAKIASVTDRGEIETAMQEAADRFGTIDILVNNAGVIRDNMFFKMTDEDWMMVMDVHLKGAFFASRSAQKYMVKNHYGRIINISSTSALGNRGQANYSTAKAGLQGFTKTLSIELGKFGITVNSVAPGFIETDMTKATAERIGLTFDELIKANVSKIPTARSGKPEDIANAVAFFADERSSFVSGQILYVAGGPRN; encoded by the coding sequence ATGGCAGGAAGATTCGGGGGCAGAACTGCTTTTGTAACAGGAGGAAGTCGTGGTATTGGGAAACAGATTGTCGAAGAGTTTGCAAAAGAAGGAGCCAATGTCGCCATTATTGATATAAACGAAGAAGCGTTAAATCAAACTGAGGAAGAGTTGTCAGAAAAAGGCTATCCTGTTTTTGCGAAAATCGCGAGTGTTACCGATCGCGGTGAAATCGAGACAGCCATGCAAGAGGCGGCTGATCGGTTTGGAACCATCGACATTCTTGTAAATAATGCGGGTGTAATTAGAGATAACATGTTCTTTAAAATGACGGATGAAGACTGGATGATGGTAATGGACGTTCATTTGAAAGGTGCGTTTTTTGCATCGCGCTCCGCACAAAAATATATGGTGAAAAATCATTATGGACGCATTATTAATATTTCTTCCACATCTGCGTTGGGGAACAGAGGACAGGCTAATTATTCCACCGCGAAAGCAGGGTTACAGGGTTTTACGAAAACCCTCTCGATTGAACTTGGTAAATTTGGGATAACCGTAAATTCTGTCGCACCTGGATTTATAGAAACGGATATGACAAAAGCCACTGCTGAAAGAATCGGTCTAACCTTTGATGAGCTGATAAAAGCGAATGTTAGTAAAATTCCAACAGCAAGAAGCGGAAAACCGGAAGACATCGCGAATGCTGTTGCTTTTTTTGCAGATGAGCGATCTTCTTTTGTCAGTGGACAGATTTTATACGTTGCCGGGGGTCCTAGAAATTAA
- a CDS encoding thiolase family protein translates to MREAVIVSAVRTAIGKQGGTLASVPPHVFGAEVIKEAMKRVKISPTLVEDVILGNVLSGGGNIARLTALQTGLSIELPGLTIDRQCGSGINAVMLAAQAIQAGDGDVYVAGGIESMSRAPYLMDRPEKPYSTVPPRIRKSQLSPVEIGDPPMGITAENLAKKYKISREEQDVFAANSQQKMKKAIDDGRFIEQIVPINIPVRKGNPVVFKQDEHPRPDSTNEVLAKLPPAFLEAGTVTAGNSSGLNDAAAALIVMSREKAEELGIKPLAVIKAHAVAGVDPAIMGIGPVPATRKVMEKSGLSLEDMDIIEINEAFAAQVIACDRELNMNLEKVNVNGGAIAHGHPLGATGAILLTKAIYELARINGRYALITACIGGGQGIAAIIEREKDAF, encoded by the coding sequence ATGAGAGAGGCTGTAATTGTTTCTGCTGTACGAACGGCAATTGGTAAACAAGGGGGTACACTTGCATCCGTGCCTCCGCATGTTTTTGGGGCTGAAGTAATTAAAGAGGCCATGAAAAGGGTAAAGATCTCACCGACGTTGGTGGAGGATGTTATTTTAGGTAATGTTTTAAGCGGCGGGGGAAATATAGCTCGATTAACCGCCCTTCAAACAGGTCTATCTATCGAATTGCCTGGTTTGACCATCGATCGTCAATGCGGCTCGGGTATTAATGCGGTTATGTTGGCTGCACAAGCGATTCAGGCTGGAGATGGAGATGTTTATGTTGCTGGAGGCATTGAAAGTATGAGTCGTGCCCCATACTTGATGGACCGTCCAGAAAAGCCTTACAGTACTGTGCCCCCAAGAATCAGGAAATCACAGCTTTCCCCTGTAGAGATAGGTGATCCACCGATGGGGATAACAGCAGAAAATTTAGCGAAAAAATATAAGATAAGCAGGGAAGAACAAGATGTATTTGCTGCAAACAGTCAACAAAAAATGAAAAAGGCGATAGATGATGGCCGGTTTATTGAGCAGATTGTCCCAATAAATATTCCTGTACGGAAAGGAAATCCGGTCGTTTTTAAGCAGGATGAACATCCACGTCCAGATTCGACAAACGAAGTCTTGGCTAAACTTCCTCCTGCATTTCTAGAAGCAGGAACAGTAACGGCAGGGAATAGTTCAGGCTTAAATGATGCAGCAGCAGCGCTTATAGTGATGTCAAGAGAGAAGGCTGAAGAGTTAGGTATTAAGCCCCTAGCGGTGATTAAAGCGCATGCAGTTGCGGGTGTGGATCCGGCAATTATGGGAATAGGTCCTGTACCAGCTACACGGAAAGTGATGGAGAAGTCTGGACTCTCATTAGAAGATATGGATATTATCGAAATAAATGAAGCATTCGCCGCACAAGTTATTGCTTGTGACCGCGAGTTAAATATGAATTTAGAAAAAGTGAATGTAAATGGTGGTGCAATCGCTCATGGACATCCACTGGGAGCTACAGGAGCAATTCTCTTAACCAAAGCAATATATGAACTGGCAAGGATAAACGGCAGATATGCACTTATTACGGCATGTATCGGTGGAGGGCAAGGGATTGCTGCGATTATTGAAAGAGAAAAGGATGCGTTTTAG
- a CDS encoding IS3 family transposase — translation MFIIHCNTNITFYNYYNNRCIKQKLAGMSPVQYRLHTSQSAA, via the coding sequence ATATTCATCATTCATTGCAATACTAACATTACGTTTTACAATTATTACAATAACAGGTGTATCAAACAGAAATTAGCTGGCATGAGTCCGGTTCAATACCGTCTGCACACCAGCCAGTCAGCTGCATAA